In Papaver somniferum cultivar HN1 chromosome 1, ASM357369v1, whole genome shotgun sequence, a genomic segment contains:
- the LOC113355760 gene encoding uncharacterized protein LOC113355760 — protein sequence MREQDPLFDKSRVPCNFSKGDLEWSRIGKERLKGEWKKLKPIRYGPFRIVKQFGDNAFQLDLPPYMQMYFVINAEYLKLFEPPLLNEEEDQELKEYCVIETKVTPTRRGDRVMFRVGRAGQMPSKARWFNKEQGETEFPHHSA from the exons ATGAGAGAACAAG atCCGTTGTTTGACAAAAGTCGTGTTCCTTGTAATTTCTCTAAAGGAGATTTAGAATGGTCACGTATAGGGAAAGAGCGTCTCAAGGGAGAATGGAAGAAGCttaaacccatacgttatggtcCATTCAGAATAGTGAAGCAATTTGGAGATAATGCTTTTCAGTTGGATCTACCACCTTATATGCAGATGTATTTTGTTATTAATGCAGAGTATCTGAAGCTTTTTGAACCTCCTTTACTTAATGAGGAGGAAGATCAAGAATTGAAAGAATATTGTGTTATTGAAACAAAAGTGACACCTACCAGAAGAGGAGACCGTGTAATGTTTCGTGTTGGACGTGCAGGGCAAATGCCAAGTAAAGCAAGATGGTTCAACAAGGAACAAGGGGAGACTGAGTTTCCCCACCATTCAGCTTAG